From a region of the Aeoliella mucimassa genome:
- the dtd gene encoding D-aminoacyl-tRNA deacylase — MRALVQRVSEAKVTVAGEITGQIGPGLMVLLGVGHDDTSKQVAWMAEKLVGLRIFDDPVGKMNLSLADMGGAMLVVSQFTLFGDCKKGKRPGFTGAAPPDLAVELYQELVEAVRQRGIEVGTGKFRHHMEVALVNDGPVTLWLETP; from the coding sequence ATGCGAGCCCTTGTTCAGCGTGTCTCCGAAGCCAAAGTTACGGTCGCCGGCGAGATCACCGGGCAGATCGGCCCGGGGCTCATGGTGCTCCTCGGTGTGGGGCACGACGACACCTCGAAGCAGGTCGCCTGGATGGCGGAAAAACTGGTGGGTCTCCGCATCTTCGACGACCCAGTTGGCAAGATGAATCTCTCGCTCGCCGACATGGGGGGAGCGATGCTCGTGGTGAGCCAGTTCACCCTGTTTGGGGACTGCAAGAAGGGAAAGCGGCCTGGCTTCACCGGCGCGGCACCTCCCGACTTGGCGGTGGAGCTTTACCAGGAACTGGTCGAAGCGGTGCGCCAGCGCGGCATTGAGGTCGGCACCGGTAAGTTCCGCCATCACATGGAAGTCGCACTCGTGAACGACGGCCCCGTGACCTTGTGGCTCGAGACTCCTTAA
- a CDS encoding phospholipase D family protein, whose translation MAKFLNTSAITYYVEELIKGARERLIIISPYLKFNDRVRELLEDKDRLKIDVRIVYGKNELHPDETNWLKSLGFVRCSFCKNLHAKCYLSETGAIVTSMNMYEFSQVNNNEMGVLITRKNDPELYSDAYKEAQRLIRISDEVKLSVEKVTTGSEEPCSDEPERESAPGVARLSTTKLSKHVGMKTKDLFTKLLRLGWIEKADSGWALTAAGEEKGGVVKNSKRYGEYITWPSDLNLGE comes from the coding sequence ATGGCTAAGTTTTTGAATACGTCGGCGATAACCTATTACGTTGAGGAGCTGATAAAGGGCGCTCGAGAGCGATTGATCATCATAAGCCCGTATCTCAAGTTCAATGATCGTGTGCGTGAGCTGTTAGAGGACAAGGATCGGCTGAAGATCGATGTACGGATCGTTTACGGCAAAAACGAGTTGCACCCTGATGAAACCAATTGGCTTAAGTCGCTGGGATTTGTGCGATGTAGCTTTTGTAAGAACCTTCATGCGAAGTGTTACCTAAGCGAGACGGGAGCGATTGTTACCTCAATGAACATGTATGAGTTCTCGCAGGTGAATAACAACGAAATGGGCGTTCTGATTACGCGTAAGAACGACCCGGAGTTGTATTCCGATGCGTACAAGGAGGCGCAACGTCTAATCCGGATCAGTGATGAGGTAAAGCTGTCAGTGGAGAAGGTGACAACGGGTAGCGAGGAGCCCTGCTCTGATGAGCCTGAGAGGGAGAGTGCCCCTGGGGTGGCGAGGCTATCGACCACGAAGCTGTCCAAACACGTGGGCATGAAGACGAAGGATCTGTTTACTAAGCTGCTCCGCTTGGGATGGATTGAGAAGGCGGACTCGGGCTGGGCGTTGACGGCAGCAGGAGAAGAGAAGGGCGGTGTAGTGAAGAATAGCAAACGATATGGAGAGTACATTACGTGGCCTAGTGATCTCAATCTTGGAGAGTAG
- a CDS encoding metal-dependent hydrolase, whose translation MADFRTHVTTSSVLGIGYAGMGIVSGMEIESAIVGGGLCGVSGMLPDLDSNSGIPIREATGFAAGIVPMLLVDRFRSIGMPYDRMVLITAILYFVIRFAGAQLLGRFTVHRGMFHSIPAGLIFAGLAFLICGPADEYQVRYFKAGAVFFGFMSHLFLDELYSIQWQGGTWRLKRSFGTAIKLWGKNGWANFSTYTKLTIVAVMVASEPSVMSYLEERYPELADRVQRINEAQDELVTNVRDRVHAGSETPNETTAANHSTTPDSSSATANWLQPGRTQSSQPTSYPTPNSNPPSNFRPSSVEEDFKPNAGQPDYGTARPFYRASTTLPQQ comes from the coding sequence ATGGCCGATTTTCGTACCCACGTCACGACCAGCTCGGTGCTCGGCATCGGCTACGCCGGCATGGGTATCGTCTCGGGCATGGAGATCGAGTCGGCCATCGTCGGCGGGGGGCTCTGTGGCGTGTCTGGCATGCTGCCCGATCTCGACAGCAACTCTGGCATTCCGATACGCGAAGCCACCGGCTTTGCCGCAGGCATCGTGCCGATGCTGTTGGTCGATCGCTTTCGTTCGATCGGTATGCCTTACGATCGCATGGTGCTGATCACAGCGATCCTGTATTTCGTCATCCGCTTCGCGGGTGCTCAACTGCTAGGGCGGTTCACGGTCCATCGCGGCATGTTCCACAGCATCCCGGCAGGGCTCATCTTTGCCGGCTTGGCGTTCTTGATCTGCGGACCAGCTGACGAATACCAGGTGCGCTACTTCAAAGCAGGGGCCGTGTTCTTCGGTTTCATGTCGCACTTGTTCCTCGACGAACTCTACAGCATCCAATGGCAGGGTGGCACCTGGCGACTCAAGCGTTCGTTCGGAACCGCCATCAAGCTGTGGGGCAAAAACGGGTGGGCCAACTTCAGCACCTACACCAAACTAACTATCGTTGCGGTGATGGTAGCTAGCGAGCCGAGTGTGATGAGCTACCTTGAAGAGAGATATCCTGAGCTGGCCGACCGAGTACAGCGAATCAACGAGGCACAAGACGAGCTGGTGACCAACGTCCGCGACCGCGTCCACGCAGGAAGCGAAACTCCCAACGAAACCACCGCAGCGAATCATTCCACCACGCCTGACTCCAGCTCGGCGACTGCGAACTGGTTACAGCCGGGCAGGACGCAAAGTTCGCAGCCAACAAGCTATCCCACCCCCAACAGCAATCCACCAAGCAACTTCAGACCTTCATCGGTGGAAGAAGACTTTAAACCTAACGCAGGCCAGCCGGACTACGGTACCGCGCGTCCGTTCTACCGGGCGAGCACCACTTTGCCACAGCAGTAA
- a CDS encoding acetyl-CoA carboxylase carboxyltransferase subunit alpha: protein MASTSYQLEFESPLRELEDTIASLEADNQDSGEVRDELRAARKALLDKTREIYGSLDEWQTVRVARHPDRPMFTDYVDLICDEFVELHGDKFFGDDRALRTGFAKIDEFKVMMVGHHKGKTLKERNECYFGCAHPEGYRKAMLKMKKAAKYGLPIICLIDTPGAYPGIGAEERGQAQVIAESMLEMSRLETPIICIVIGEGGSGGALGIGVGDRVAVLEFSYYSVISPEGCAGILWKSHDFAENAAKALKLTSKHLKRLGAVDDVIEEPTGGAHRDHYQMAARMKQYLVKTLRELTEKPTDTLLEERYGKFRQIGMFVEETVAG, encoded by the coding sequence ATGGCTAGCACCTCCTACCAACTTGAGTTCGAAAGTCCACTGCGAGAACTCGAAGACACCATCGCCTCGCTCGAAGCCGACAATCAGGACTCCGGCGAAGTTCGCGACGAACTTCGCGCAGCCCGTAAAGCACTGCTCGACAAGACCCGCGAGATCTACGGTTCGCTCGACGAATGGCAAACGGTGCGCGTGGCTCGTCATCCCGATCGGCCGATGTTCACCGACTACGTCGATTTGATCTGCGATGAGTTCGTCGAACTGCATGGCGACAAGTTCTTTGGCGACGATCGCGCGCTGCGAACCGGCTTCGCCAAGATCGACGAGTTCAAAGTGATGATGGTCGGCCACCACAAAGGCAAGACACTCAAGGAACGCAACGAGTGTTACTTTGGCTGTGCTCATCCCGAAGGCTATCGCAAGGCGATGCTCAAGATGAAGAAAGCCGCCAAGTATGGGCTGCCCATCATTTGCTTGATCGACACGCCGGGCGCGTACCCAGGCATCGGCGCCGAGGAACGCGGTCAGGCTCAAGTGATTGCTGAGAGCATGCTGGAGATGTCGCGGCTTGAGACCCCGATCATCTGCATCGTGATCGGCGAAGGTGGCTCCGGCGGCGCGCTGGGCATCGGCGTTGGCGACCGCGTTGCGGTGCTCGAGTTCTCGTACTACTCGGTGATCAGCCCTGAAGGTTGCGCCGGCATCTTGTGGAAGAGCCACGACTTCGCCGAGAACGCTGCCAAGGCATTAAAACTCACGTCGAAGCATTTGAAGCGATTAGGGGCCGTCGACGACGTCATAGAAGAGCCAACAGGCGGTGCCCATCGCGACCATTATCAAATGGCTGCGCGGATGAAACAGTACCTGGTGAAGACGCTTCGCGAACTCACCGAAAAGCCAACCGACACGCTGCTCGAAGAACGCTACGGCAAGTTCCGCCAGATCGGCATGTTCGTCGAGGAGACGGTCGCCGGCTAA
- a CDS encoding IS630 family transposase has product MRLSENMEVAMKVAGHLPLAELKRLERVEKNVNRSKRLRILILGHEGWTAPAVAAAVGLSRRACQEWVARYNRHGLAGLDDHRGGSLNLPLTADQEQTFRERLAAGPTSEDLVCSLRGKDFQRILAEEFGVRRSLPAVYWLLHRLGYSYLRPRPRHRKADPEKIEAFKREWPERIKEIAAEHPHKQLRVYFQDESRFGQQGTNTNLWAERGSRPTAVRQTEYEYLWVIGAVCPETGHAEGLLSPQLNTKIINSFLESFSETIPEGEHAVMIWDGAGFHTSKAIQVPENVSLVQLPPYSPELNPIENLWHYLKSHFWSNRAYDDYDDLEEAAMTAWRTAVLNEELIKTVCAAPYVDGGSNAQV; this is encoded by the coding sequence ATGCGACTTTCCGAGAACATGGAGGTCGCGATGAAAGTGGCGGGGCATCTTCCGCTTGCGGAGTTAAAGCGATTGGAGCGTGTGGAGAAGAACGTCAATCGCTCCAAGCGGTTGCGGATTCTGATCTTAGGTCACGAGGGCTGGACGGCCCCCGCTGTGGCAGCCGCTGTTGGGCTATCGCGACGGGCGTGCCAGGAGTGGGTCGCCCGATACAATCGACACGGGCTGGCGGGGCTGGACGACCACCGCGGTGGGTCGTTGAACCTGCCACTCACAGCCGACCAAGAGCAGACGTTTCGTGAGCGTCTCGCGGCAGGGCCAACGAGCGAAGACCTTGTCTGCTCGTTGCGGGGCAAGGACTTCCAACGCATCTTGGCCGAGGAGTTCGGCGTGAGGCGGTCGTTGCCTGCGGTGTACTGGCTGCTACACCGATTGGGCTACAGCTACCTGCGTCCCAGGCCGCGTCATCGCAAAGCAGACCCTGAAAAGATCGAGGCGTTCAAGCGGGAGTGGCCTGAGCGAATCAAGGAGATCGCCGCGGAGCATCCCCATAAACAGCTGCGGGTCTACTTCCAGGACGAATCACGGTTCGGACAGCAGGGGACCAACACCAACCTGTGGGCCGAGCGGGGCTCCCGACCGACCGCCGTCCGTCAAACCGAATACGAATACTTGTGGGTGATTGGGGCGGTCTGCCCGGAAACCGGACACGCCGAGGGCCTGCTGAGCCCGCAACTGAACACGAAGATCATTAACTCGTTCTTGGAATCGTTCTCCGAAACGATCCCCGAGGGCGAGCACGCCGTGATGATCTGGGATGGCGCCGGCTTCCACACCAGCAAGGCAATTCAGGTCCCAGAAAACGTGTCGCTGGTGCAACTGCCGCCCTACAGCCCTGAACTTAACCCAATCGAAAACCTCTGGCATTACCTCAAAAGCCACTTCTGGAGCAACCGGGCCTACGACGACTACGATGACTTGGAAGAAGCGGCCATGACCGCATGGCGGACCGCCGTGCTCAACGAAGAACTCATCAAAACCGTCTGTGCCGCCCCGTATGTTGATGGCGGCTCAAACGCGCAGGTTTAA
- a CDS encoding IS5 family transposase produces the protein MATKEKRTYKVTNWKEYNKSLIERGNITIWFSDEALENWEHPNDQTKVGRPFVFSDTAIECLLTIRELLKLPYRQTEGFGRSLVAMLGVEAAIPNYSSLAKRASKLNVSLDIANKRGDIDIVVDSTGMKVFGEGEWKMRTHGKSKRRTWRKLHLSVNPDTREIVAEILTENSCHDADAVPEMLEQVEQPVKKFHGDGSYDKWKVYEGLESEGIEPVIPPQHNAKIKQHGNSAEEPLPRDEAIRQIRRKGRRSWKEEVGYHRRSLAETTMYRVKQSFGSHLKNRVFENQQTEARLRCKIINQFTQLGLPQFEWS, from the coding sequence ATGGCTACGAAAGAAAAACGAACCTACAAAGTCACGAACTGGAAGGAGTATAACAAGTCGCTCATCGAGCGTGGAAACATCACTATTTGGTTTAGCGACGAGGCGTTGGAGAACTGGGAACATCCTAACGACCAGACAAAAGTCGGTCGCCCTTTTGTCTTCAGCGATACGGCGATCGAGTGCTTGCTGACGATTCGCGAACTGCTGAAACTTCCCTATCGGCAGACTGAGGGATTCGGCCGCTCGCTGGTGGCGATGTTGGGCGTCGAGGCAGCGATTCCCAATTATTCTTCGCTCGCCAAGCGAGCCAGCAAGCTGAATGTTTCGCTCGATATCGCTAACAAGAGGGGCGACATCGATATCGTGGTGGATAGCACCGGCATGAAAGTGTTTGGCGAGGGCGAATGGAAGATGCGGACGCATGGCAAGTCGAAGCGGCGGACATGGCGGAAGCTGCATTTGTCGGTGAATCCTGACACCCGCGAGATTGTGGCGGAGATTTTGACCGAGAACAGTTGCCACGATGCCGATGCGGTTCCCGAAATGCTGGAGCAGGTGGAGCAGCCCGTAAAAAAGTTTCACGGCGACGGTAGTTACGACAAGTGGAAGGTTTATGAAGGGCTGGAATCCGAAGGCATTGAGCCGGTGATTCCGCCGCAGCACAACGCCAAGATCAAACAACATGGCAACTCTGCGGAGGAGCCTTTGCCCCGGGACGAGGCAATTCGTCAGATTCGACGCAAGGGGCGTAGGAGTTGGAAAGAGGAAGTGGGCTATCATCGTAGAAGCTTGGCGGAAACGACCATGTACCGAGTGAAACAAAGCTTTGGGAGCCATCTCAAAAACCGAGTATTCGAAAACCAACAAACGGAAGCCCGCTTGCGCTGTAAAATCATCAATCAATTCACCCAACTCGGGCTTCCACAGTTCGAGTGGAGTTAG
- a CDS encoding CvpA family protein has product MQTYDLIMLIVLVGTTLFGFVKGMAWQVAYLASLIVSYFVAVNFSPAIAPMFGDTEPFNRFAAMLALYVASSLGVWVMFRGVAGAIDRVKLNEFDRQMGALIGFARGVLWCIAITFFAATLLESYRPAILNSRAGHYIGVILAKSDAVVPPEVQKVIGPYVDRIEQGLDPNQPAGSGLNDLGGWPGSDQSGQGGGWPTGGNTTSTQQPAPQSNPPGNNGGSTWPQGGGTWPQGGTQNGGNTWGSSSSNTWPGN; this is encoded by the coding sequence ATGCAGACCTACGACTTGATCATGTTGATCGTACTAGTGGGCACCACACTGTTTGGATTTGTGAAAGGCATGGCCTGGCAAGTGGCTTACTTGGCCTCGCTGATCGTCAGCTATTTTGTGGCCGTGAACTTCAGCCCCGCGATTGCGCCGATGTTTGGCGACACCGAACCATTTAATCGCTTCGCCGCCATGCTGGCATTGTACGTCGCCAGCTCGCTCGGCGTGTGGGTGATGTTCCGTGGCGTGGCCGGCGCGATTGATCGAGTGAAACTCAATGAGTTCGATCGGCAGATGGGCGCACTCATCGGCTTCGCCCGCGGCGTGCTTTGGTGCATCGCCATCACGTTCTTTGCGGCCACGTTGCTCGAGTCGTACCGCCCAGCGATTCTCAACTCGAGAGCAGGGCACTACATCGGAGTGATCCTGGCCAAGAGCGACGCGGTGGTCCCGCCCGAGGTGCAGAAAGTCATCGGTCCGTACGTCGACCGCATTGAGCAAGGGCTCGATCCCAATCAACCGGCTGGTAGCGGTTTGAACGATCTTGGCGGCTGGCCGGGGAGCGACCAAAGCGGGCAGGGGGGTGGTTGGCCAACTGGCGGCAACACCACCAGCACGCAACAGCCTGCACCCCAGTCGAACCCCCCTGGCAATAACGGTGGTTCGACCTGGCCGCAGGGTGGTGGTACTTGGCCCCAAGGCGGCACCCAGAACGGTGGCAACACGTGGGGCTCGTCGAGCTCCAACACATGGCCAGGCAACTAA
- a CDS encoding DUF3754 domain-containing protein, with amino-acid sequence MTPKVDTLTSLEPGESDWSRPDNRFLPLRACDLVDTLAADAGYFGLTPESLRAFAAALEHVIDHETGTFERNLADAYSLFNPDRDTLPMREPPLPRPEEYDELCEQLEFVLDKANYEELDDVQIAQAVMQARSRNLTVRVDPNRVEFLRLWVRGRGEVEKRERDWWRPWIWRTSSVPIFKRLVVLARLKNDPFVMLKLFKDIPEAEAEALLPHAEVTMTLWDRIKLWGTGASTLGMTIMKVVVGFAALWKLAMVILVGVGTVGIRSVLGYRNARLSRDWQRTRHLYFQNMGNNASALQLLVATVKQEEFKEALLAYLFALAPFGEFEQSGKTFCEHIEHYIHARYGVDVDFDIADAEQKLVKLGLCPAGAPQDVLPLDEAVDVLHELGQGPGIRMLELQ; translated from the coding sequence GTGACCCCAAAAGTCGATACACTGACTTCTCTCGAACCGGGCGAATCCGATTGGTCGCGTCCCGACAATCGGTTCTTGCCGCTGCGTGCCTGCGACCTGGTCGACACGCTGGCTGCCGATGCCGGCTATTTTGGGCTGACTCCCGAGTCGCTGCGAGCGTTTGCCGCCGCGCTGGAGCACGTGATCGATCACGAGACCGGTACGTTCGAACGCAACCTGGCCGACGCCTACTCGTTGTTCAATCCCGATCGCGATACGCTGCCGATGCGCGAGCCGCCGCTTCCTCGGCCGGAAGAGTACGACGAGTTGTGTGAGCAACTCGAGTTTGTGCTCGACAAAGCCAACTACGAAGAACTCGACGACGTGCAAATCGCCCAGGCGGTGATGCAAGCGCGGTCGCGAAATCTCACCGTGCGGGTCGATCCCAACAGAGTCGAGTTTTTGCGGCTCTGGGTGCGGGGCAGGGGGGAGGTCGAGAAGCGCGAACGCGACTGGTGGCGCCCCTGGATCTGGCGTACCTCTTCAGTGCCGATCTTCAAGCGACTGGTGGTACTCGCTCGGTTGAAGAACGACCCGTTCGTAATGCTCAAGCTGTTCAAGGACATTCCCGAAGCCGAGGCCGAAGCGCTGCTGCCGCATGCCGAGGTCACGATGACGCTGTGGGATCGCATCAAACTGTGGGGCACGGGAGCCAGTACCCTTGGCATGACCATCATGAAGGTCGTGGTCGGGTTCGCGGCCCTGTGGAAGTTGGCCATGGTCATCCTGGTCGGCGTCGGCACGGTCGGCATCCGCTCGGTGCTCGGGTACCGCAACGCCCGGCTTAGCCGCGACTGGCAGCGTACCCGGCATCTCTATTTTCAAAACATGGGCAACAACGCCAGCGCGCTGCAGTTGCTGGTTGCCACGGTCAAACAGGAAGAGTTCAAGGAAGCACTGTTGGCGTATCTGTTCGCCTTGGCTCCGTTCGGCGAGTTTGAGCAATCCGGCAAAACGTTCTGTGAGCACATCGAACATTACATCCACGCCCGCTACGGAGTGGATGTCGACTTCGACATTGCTGATGCAGAGCAAAAGCTAGTGAAGCTGGGACTCTGTCCGGCGGGCGCACCGCAGGATGTGCTTCCGCTCGACGAAGCGGTTGATGTGCTGCACGAACTGGGGCAGGGGCCCGGCATCCGCATGCTCGAGCTCCAGTAA
- a CDS encoding rolling circle replication-associated protein — MLLHDVKDMILLKHKRCESWLHPVDCQAVAARYFHRLYERCRGRRRLFITLTYDRKPYKSAADLYRAQSDEKHVAMFMRRLSRHLKKKLTGKWVCKMEFQEGGWVHFHLLLLDETFIPHEDLMRLWGHGFVDVQNGTKGKLKYLCKYVFKDGKIPAFLLFERPRSVKIIRTSPGFWPKENPETEAERAARLEDERIYREYGPPPPQQIPGYECIGARVSRPRETLAKVGDKVCTLKVDLGALLNVLMNAGVCIQEAPEGAGWLAVDCSFDKVLANLRTAQRLGECGPEQGPRAAGRPRSGRPFHLIETGNRDTGPRTVREFLQAVFRLPWVDQWFREDAESSIRQPGGNWKESNCATAAV, encoded by the coding sequence GTGCTTTTACACGATGTGAAAGACATGATACTTCTCAAGCACAAGCGGTGCGAATCTTGGCTGCATCCTGTTGATTGCCAAGCTGTCGCGGCTCGTTATTTTCATCGACTCTACGAACGTTGCCGAGGTCGTCGGCGGCTGTTCATTACACTCACGTATGATCGGAAGCCCTACAAGTCGGCTGCCGATCTCTATCGTGCCCAGTCCGACGAGAAGCACGTCGCCATGTTCATGCGGCGTCTGTCACGCCATCTCAAGAAGAAGCTCACAGGGAAGTGGGTTTGCAAGATGGAGTTCCAGGAGGGGGGCTGGGTTCATTTTCATCTGCTGTTACTCGATGAGACGTTCATCCCTCACGAGGACTTAATGCGTCTGTGGGGTCACGGCTTCGTCGACGTTCAGAATGGGACGAAGGGCAAGCTCAAGTACTTGTGCAAGTACGTCTTCAAGGATGGGAAGATTCCGGCCTTTCTCCTGTTTGAACGGCCGCGGTCGGTCAAGATCATCCGCACGAGCCCAGGCTTCTGGCCGAAGGAGAACCCCGAGACCGAAGCCGAGCGGGCTGCCCGGCTGGAAGATGAGCGTATCTACCGCGAGTATGGCCCGCCCCCTCCACAGCAAATTCCTGGCTATGAGTGCATCGGTGCCCGCGTGTCGCGGCCACGGGAGACGCTCGCCAAGGTAGGCGACAAGGTCTGCACCCTGAAAGTGGACCTTGGTGCGTTGCTGAATGTCCTGATGAATGCCGGCGTATGCATTCAGGAGGCTCCGGAGGGGGCGGGGTGGCTGGCCGTCGATTGTTCGTTCGATAAAGTGCTGGCGAATCTGCGGACCGCCCAGCGGCTTGGGGAGTGCGGTCCCGAGCAGGGGCCCCGAGCCGCTGGGCGGCCGCGAAGCGGCCGACCATTTCACTTGATAGAAACCGGAAATCGTGACACAGGACCACGCACCGTGCGGGAGTTCCTGCAAGCGGTCTTCCGGCTTCCTTGGGTCGATCAGTGGTTCCGCGAGGATGCGGAATCGTCCATTAGGCAACCGGGGGGCAATTGGAAGGAGTCGAACTGTGCAACTGCGGCTGTCTGA
- a CDS encoding serine/threonine protein kinase: MFHLIRAGGVYQIWAVRPMSENKLYAMKWLPPGEKYTRRALTELRHEFAVGKTLDHPEVIKTYDFQTTNNGAYMLLEIYKSPNMKQRIVTDPFDIKCRAKEILINCASGLAHMHERGWVHRDVKPDNFLVGDDSEVRVIDFNLARKIKTGLSKIFSGKAQVQGTHSYMAPEQIRGQHVDPRADVYSLGCVAYELFNGKPPFTANSFQELLTKHLKSKPPDLTVIDKNITPEFAAFVQRMMAKDANDRPATMKDAQMELRSLQLFYSPPKPPKTAEHHEEEA, encoded by the coding sequence ATGTTCCATCTGATACGCGCAGGCGGTGTCTATCAGATCTGGGCGGTGCGCCCGATGTCCGAGAACAAGCTGTACGCGATGAAGTGGCTACCGCCGGGCGAAAAGTACACCCGCCGGGCGCTCACCGAGCTGCGGCATGAGTTTGCGGTAGGCAAGACCCTCGACCATCCCGAGGTAATCAAGACCTACGACTTCCAAACGACCAACAACGGGGCCTACATGCTGCTGGAGATCTACAAGTCTCCCAATATGAAGCAGCGAATCGTCACCGACCCGTTCGATATCAAGTGTCGCGCGAAGGAGATATTAATTAATTGCGCGTCGGGACTGGCTCACATGCACGAGCGTGGCTGGGTGCATCGCGACGTGAAGCCCGATAATTTCCTGGTGGGCGACGACAGCGAAGTGCGGGTGATCGACTTCAACCTAGCTCGCAAAATCAAAACGGGACTCAGCAAGATCTTCTCGGGCAAGGCTCAGGTGCAAGGCACCCACAGCTACATGGCCCCCGAGCAAATCCGCGGCCAACACGTCGACCCGCGGGCCGATGTTTACAGCCTGGGCTGCGTGGCCTACGAACTGTTCAACGGCAAGCCGCCGTTCACGGCCAACTCGTTCCAGGAACTGCTGACCAAACACCTGAAGAGCAAGCCGCCAGATCTAACCGTGATCGACAAGAACATCACGCCCGAGTTCGCTGCTTTTGTACAGCGGATGATGGCCAAGGATGCGAACGACCGTCCGGCAACGATGAAAGACGCGCAAATGGAACTTCGCTCGCTGCAGTTGTTCTACTCGCCGCCGAAACCACCCAAAACAGCTGAACACCACGAAGAGGAAGCTTAG
- a CDS encoding ZIP family metal transporter: MAALTYLIYYCVAILLASVFGGMIPKWWNLTHRWMEIAVSFVAGIIFGVAMLHMLPHAILSALQSSAQSPHATLLGLMVWFVLGFLAMFLIERFFCFHHHEAPADHSFDPPHEHHHDLEHDHEHGCSHQPHSDHVHDITWSGAAVGLTLHSVLAGVALAASVMHGHGGGTLPGLGTFLVIVLHKPFDAMTIATLMGRSGWSVAAQSMVNALFSLAIPLGAGLFLLGVSPDVGPVWFALPAALAFSSGVFLCIAGSDLLPELQFHHHDRWKLSAALILGLGVAYLAGRFEGHTHNLPLPNTPAATKAES; encoded by the coding sequence ATGGCTGCCCTCACCTACCTGATTTACTACTGCGTCGCGATCCTGCTGGCCTCGGTCTTTGGCGGCATGATTCCCAAATGGTGGAATCTCACCCACCGCTGGATGGAGATCGCAGTGAGCTTTGTCGCCGGCATCATTTTCGGCGTGGCCATGCTGCACATGTTGCCGCACGCCATTCTTTCGGCGCTGCAATCGAGCGCGCAATCGCCGCACGCGACCTTGCTCGGTTTGATGGTGTGGTTCGTACTCGGCTTCCTGGCAATGTTCTTGATCGAACGATTCTTCTGCTTCCATCACCATGAAGCACCGGCCGACCACAGTTTTGATCCGCCCCACGAACATCATCATGATCTCGAGCACGACCACGAACATGGTTGCAGCCACCAGCCCCACTCCGATCATGTTCACGACATCACCTGGAGCGGAGCGGCTGTGGGACTCACGCTGCACAGCGTACTGGCGGGGGTCGCCCTGGCAGCCAGCGTGATGCATGGCCATGGCGGTGGAACGCTCCCCGGCCTCGGTACCTTCTTGGTGATCGTGCTGCACAAACCTTTCGACGCGATGACCATCGCGACACTAATGGGCCGTAGCGGTTGGTCGGTTGCCGCCCAGTCGATGGTGAACGCCCTGTTCTCGTTGGCCATCCCGCTCGGCGCGGGGCTGTTCCTGCTTGGCGTATCGCCCGACGTTGGTCCGGTGTGGTTCGCCCTGCCCGCTGCGTTGGCCTTTTCGTCTGGCGTGTTCCTCTGCATCGCCGGGAGCGACTTGTTGCCTGAGTTGCAATTCCACCACCATGACCGCTGGAAGCTTTCAGCAGCGCTCATCCTCGGGCTGGGTGTTGCTTACCTGGCTGGCCGCTTCGAAGGTCACACGCACAACCTACCGTTGCCGAACACGCCAGCAGCGACGAAAGCCGAGAGCTAG